In Eubalaena glacialis isolate mEubGla1 chromosome 2, mEubGla1.1.hap2.+ XY, whole genome shotgun sequence, a single genomic region encodes these proteins:
- the BLOC1S6 gene encoding biogenesis of lysosome-related organelles complex 1 subunit 6, with protein MSVPGPPSLDGVLAGPPDGLEAGGPTPGLSDTSPDEGLIEDLTIEDKAVEQLAEGLLSHYLPDLQRSKQALQELTQNQVVLLDTLEQEISKFKECHSMLDINALFTEAKHYHAKLVNIRKEMLMLHEKTSKLKKRALKLQQKRQKEELEREQQREKEFEREKQLTAKPAKRT; from the exons ATGAGTGTCCCTGGGCCGCCTTCCCTGGACGGGGTCCTGGCAGGGCCACCCGACGGCCTGGAGGCCGGGGGCCCGACGCCGG GTTTAAGTGACACTTCTCCAGATGAAGGGTTAATAGAGGACTTGACCATAGAAGACAAAGCTGTGGAGCAACTGGCAGAAGGCTTGCTTTCTCACTACTTGCCAGATCTGCAGAGATCAAAACAAGCTCTCCAGGAACTCAC ACAGAACCAAGTTGTATTATTAGACACACTGGAACAAGAgatttcaaaatttaaagaatGTCATTCTATGTTGGATATTAATGCTTTG TTCACTGAAGCTAAACACTATCATGCCAAGTTGGTGAATATAAGAAAAGAGATGCTGATGCTTCATGAAAAGACATCAAAGTTAAAA AAAAGAGCACTTAAACTGCAGCAGAAGAGGCAAAAAGAAGAGCTGGAAAGGGAGCAGCAACGAGAGAaggaatttgaaagagaaaagcagtTAACTGCCAAACCAGCTAAAAGGACGTGA